A stretch of the Parachlamydia acanthamoebae genome encodes the following:
- the rnhC gene encoding ribonuclease HIII, whose protein sequence is MQDKSNPNTFVAAIDLSLAKQLQSDLIEQGFTLSTPPYTLFSAKKKGISCTLYQSGKLTVQGKDKDTFIEFYLEPHILKSCAYTYPEQIHTTQENLLGRIGIDESGKGDFFGPLCIAGVFAEGQDILRLKALGVRDSKTITDKDILKISAKIRESFTYHIVRINPLKYNELYGKFLNLNRLLAWGHATTIENLVEKTQCQDVVIDQFAAEHIVITALSRKKLKVNLTQRHRAEEDVVVAAASILARAAFLEGLEKLSREFELPLPKGASAKTIEIGRQFARQYGKEALEKVCKLHFKTLDSILT, encoded by the coding sequence ATGCAAGATAAATCTAATCCCAATACTTTTGTTGCAGCTATTGATCTTTCCTTGGCAAAGCAACTTCAAAGCGATCTCATTGAACAAGGCTTCACCTTGTCAACACCTCCTTACACACTGTTTTCAGCAAAAAAGAAGGGCATTTCATGCACGCTTTATCAATCGGGAAAATTGACTGTCCAAGGAAAAGATAAAGACACGTTTATTGAATTCTATCTAGAACCACACATTTTAAAATCGTGTGCTTATACCTACCCGGAACAAATCCATACCACACAAGAAAACCTCCTTGGACGTATCGGCATTGATGAATCGGGAAAAGGTGATTTTTTCGGGCCTTTATGTATTGCTGGTGTTTTTGCAGAAGGGCAGGATATTTTGCGTCTAAAAGCCCTTGGTGTACGGGATTCTAAAACAATCACCGACAAAGACATTTTAAAAATAAGTGCCAAGATTCGAGAATCCTTCACTTATCACATCGTGCGCATTAACCCTTTAAAATATAATGAACTTTATGGAAAATTTCTTAACCTCAATCGCTTACTTGCATGGGGACACGCGACAACTATCGAAAATCTTGTAGAAAAAACACAGTGTCAAGATGTCGTCATTGACCAATTTGCGGCCGAGCATATTGTCATTACCGCATTAAGCAGAAAGAAGCTCAAGGTCAATCTCACTCAAAGACACCGAGCTGAAGAGGATGTTGTTGTGGCAGCCGCCTCCATTCTCGCACGTGCAGCCTTTTTAGAAGGGCTTGAGAAACTCAGCAGAGAATTTGAACTTCCTCTGCCAAAAGGGGCTTCTGCTAAAACGATTGAAATTGGAAGACAATTTGCAAGACAATATGGAAAAGAAGCCTTAGAAAAAGTTTGTAAACTTCATTTTAAAACTCTTGACTCTATTTTGACTTAA